AGTCAACGATTTCCATTACTTCCACCTTTGCCTCATCCAAACCGGCAACATCTCCAAAGTTGATGTTCACACGGGTGGTTTTATCAAATAAAGTAGCTTTTGATTTTCCGATATTGAAAATACCGCCGGGTCCGCCGCCACCACTTGGTCCGCCAACCTTTCGCATCATCAATATAAATAGTAAGCCAATTAACAGGAAGGGGAGCAAATTCAAAATGATAGAATGGACGATATCGCCCTCTTCTCCCGCATCTGAAACAACATTGGCTGCAGTAGGATGTGCCTTGATAAAATCAGACATATCATTATTAAACCCTAATATGTCTGAAATATTAAAAACAAATTGAGGTGCCTGGGCTTTTTTAGCGTTCTCATAATCATTGTTATGACCATCTCTGTTGGTAGCCAAAATAGTTTTGTAAAAAGCTGGTTTGTTATTTAAGCTGTCTTTTTTTACAGACACTCTAACATACTTTATATTACCATTGGTGATCACTTTGTAGGCATCCACATCACCTTGTATCAACATTTGCTTAAATGCCTGAAGGTTGGTTTCTACGCTGCTTCCGCTTGTATCTCTAAACACCTGGTAAGCTATTAATGCAGCAAACGCAATAGCATATATCCAATAGATATTAAAACGGGGTTTGTTATTTTTTGCCTGGTTTTCATCTCCCGGAAGATTGGGTCCAAATTTTCTTCCGAGGTTAGGTTTATTCTCTGTTGCCATAAGTTCTTATTACAAATTTGTTTTTATATAGTTTAGCAGACGTATATCGATTGAATATATTTTAACTCTTGTGTTCCATCATCGGGGCATCGCTCCACATTTCTTCCAGCTGATAAAATTTTCTTGGTTCGGGAAGCATTACGTGTACTACCACATTCACGTAATCTATCAAGATCCACTGCAATGCTTGCCTGCCTTCGTGTTTGTATGGAATCTCAAGACATTTGCTTTTTACTTCTGCTTCAACTGAATCAGCAATTGCTTTTAATTGAATATTGTTATCAGCTTCGCAAATGATAAAAAAATCAGCAACAGCTTCGGGGATCTTACGGAGGTCAAGGCTTATAATGTTTTGTCCCTTTTTCTCCTGTATGGCATGTATGATGGTTTTTATGATCTTGCTGTTACGGGTTAAGCGGGTAACACTGCTTTTTTTTCGTGAATCCAATAATGTCAGTTTATTCAAATGCTAAAAATTTAGATTACAGATAACAAATATCATTAACTCTGTTTTGTTTTTTAATTGACAGACCTTAGCTTGCAATTAAACCCAAAAATACTACTTCTTTATTCAATCGCCTAATGCCTTTACACAGATACCCCATAACCATCTTAAGCAGCGTTGACAGCACAAATAATTATGCTATGGCACAGGTGCATGCAGGATTGGCCAAGCACGGGTTTGCCTGTTTTGCACATAAGCAAACTGCCGGAAGGGGACAAAGAGGGAAAAGCTGGCATACCGGCCATTCTCAAAATATTGCTTTAAGTGTGGTTATTGACCCGGGAAAATTAAAATTAAATAACCAGTTTTATCTGTCAGCTAGTGTAGCATTGGGCTGCTACGATCTTTTTTCAAAATATGCGGGTGATGAAACAAGCATTAAATGGGCAAACGATATATACTGGCAAAACAGGAAGGCAGGCGGTATTTTAATTGAGAACATCACTCGTGATAAAAGCTGGAAATGGTCTATAGCAGGGATCGGCATCAACATCAACCAGTCAAGATTTTCTAAAGAGCTGAAAAACCCCGTTTCTTTAAAACAAATAACAGGAAAAGATTTTGATATAGAAATAATGGCGAAAGAACTGCATAAAGCTGTTATGAAAAGAATTGATGAGCTGAATGCTGCCAACTATAAAAGTATCTTGACAGAATATAATGAGCACCTCTATAAATTAAACGAACCGGTACGTTTAAAAAAGAACAATGCCGTTTTTTCTACTGTTATAAAATCTGTATCTGCTAACGGAGAACTACATACGAAAGACACCCTGGAAAGACATTTTACCTTTGGGGAAGTGGAATGGATAATAAATGTGTAAGCGCATAGGTAATTTTATAATCTTAGATATAATTAAGTTTCCCTACGTAATTTTGTTATAGCACACCATTATGACAGAAGCCGCCGATTCCTTTACAGCAAAAAGCACTATAAAAGCCGCCGATCTGGAGCATCGACGCAAGATCAATTTTAATATTGGTAAATACAATGCTGCCGTTCCTAACGGAAAAGCGCAGTTCGCTGATCTGCATTTAGCAAGAGAAAGAGCCAAAAATATTAAGTGGCGTGCTATAGAAACATTAGATAAACAACTGGAAGATTTTGAGCTTAATTTTTCCAAACGCGGCGGCAAAGTGATCTGGGCCGAAACTGCAGAACAAGCCATCGAAGAGATTCTCACTATTTGCAAAGAAAAAAATTGTAAGACAGTAGTGAAAAGCAAAAGCATGGTTACGGAAGAAATTCACTTGAACGATGCCTTGCAACAAAATGGAATTGAAAGTATAGAAACAGACCTTGGAGAATACATACAACAGTTAGATGGAGAACCGCCTTATCATATTGTTACTCCTGCCATGCATAAAAGCAAGGAAGATATTGCCAAGCTTTTTGCCAATAAATTAGGCACCGATCCAAAACTAACACCCGAACAATTAACATTAGTTGCCCGAAAGATATTGCGTGAAAAATATACAAGAGCGGAAGTTGGTGTAACCGGCGCTAATTTTATCATCAGTGATATTGGTGGTATTGCCGTTACCGAAAATGAAGGCAATGCAAGATTAAGTTGCGCTTTTCCTAAAACGCATATTGTAATTGTGGGTATTGAAAAAATGATCCCTTCTGTTACTGATCTCGGATTGTTTTGGCCATTGCTTTCTACTTTTGGCACCGGGCAAAAAGTTACTGTTTACAATACCATTGTTACAGGACCAAAACAGGAAAATGAAACTGACGGGCCGGAAGAAATGTATGTGATATTGTTAGATAACGGAAGAACCAACATCTTACAAAATCCTAAACAAAGAGAAAGCTTGTATTGCATACGTTGCGGCGCCTGTTTAAATGCCTGCCCTGTCTATAAAAATATTGGTGGACATGCATATGGTGTTACCTACAGCGGACCGATCGGCAGTGTTATTACACCTCATTTAAAAGGAATAGATGATTATAAGCATTTAAGTTATGCCTCTTCCTTATGCGGTAACTGTACCGAAGTGTGTGCAGTTAAAATAAACCTGCATGAGTTATTGTTAGAAAATCGCCACGAATCGGTGGAAGAAGGCTTTACGAGCTTCAGTGAAAATACTGCGTGGAAATTATGGAAAATAGCAAGTCTTAAAAGAGGAATGATGAACATAGGCAACGGTAATATTAAAAATAAAGTAGTGAACGGATTATTTAAAGGATGGAAGAAACACAGAAGTGATCTGCATTTCAGCGGCAAAACCTTCAATCAATTGTGGAAAGAAAGGTTTAATGTAAAATGATCTTATTCAGCTAAACCAACTAATGGTATTACTATATTCCTCATCATCAACATCACGCCTGCAATACATCTGCAATTTTATTTTTAAAGAATTGCTGAATACCGATGTTGCCATTACAACGGATACTATCGAATTTGAAAACAATACCGGCGTTAAAATAAATTATAGCAACCGGGAATTTTCGTCTTCCTCCTTTACTCTTATACCTGCTGCCTTATTGTTTGAAACTGATATTAAAGAGCAACCAATTGAATGTTTTGAAACCAATAGCTATAAAGCTTTTTTTAAAACAATCGGTAATTTTTCGTTCGATATTTTTGCCGCATCTTTTTATTTATTGAGTCGATACGAAGAATACCTGCCTCATGAAAAAGATATGTATGGAAGATACTCTCATGAATCTTCATTAGCTTATAAAGAAGAATTTTTAAAGCTGCCGTTGATCAATATCTGGGTACAAGATTTTGCAAAAAACTTAAGATCTAAATTTTCACTTTTCTCGTTTCAATTTTCCCCTTTTACGTTTATTCCTACTTATGATATTGATATAGCTTATGCTTACAAAGGCAAAGGATTATTAAAAAATATCGGAGGATCAGTACGGTCATTTTTCACCTTTAAATTTTCGGCATTTAGCGAAAGGATAGCTGTTTTAGCAGGTATAAAAAAAGATCCTTACGATACATTTGAATGGCTGGATAAGCTGCATAAAAAATATAACTTAAGTCCTCTTTATTTTTTTCTGGTTGCCGAAAAAAATTATCTCTACGATAAAAACACGTTGCCTCATACCAAAATAATGAAGCAGTTGATAGCTGATCATGCAAAAAAATATCCCATCGGCATTCATCCTTCCTGGCAAAGCGGCGATGATCTTTCTTTACTAAAAAAAGAAATCAGCTTTTTGCAAGAGGTGTCCGGAAAAGAGATCAAAGAATGTCGGCGTCATTACCTGCGCTTTAATATTCCTGAAGGATATTATAAGTTACTTGACATCAATATGCTAAGCGATCATTCCATGGCATACGCCACAGTCAATGGATTCAGGGCTTCTATAGCTAACTCCTTTTATTGGTACGATCTTAAAAATGAAAAACAAACAGCCTTAAGAGTTCATCCTTTTTGTTATATGGAAGCCAACTCCTTATTTGAGCAAAAAGTTTCTGCCGAAGAAGCATTTACTGAAATGGTTTATTATGCCAATATTTGCAAACAGGTTGGCGGCACCATGGTAACATTATGGCACAACCATATGATAAGCAGCGAAAAAACATACAAAGGCTGGGCAGAAGCGTATGAAAAATTCTTAGCTACTTTGTAAATCATATTCATCGATCTAAATTAAAATCATAGTTTAACGAATGAAAAAAACAATTGCAGATAACTGTATTTTTTTTACCGGTTATATTGTATTTGTACTGTGTGTGGTTGTTTTTATAACTGCTTACAACAAGGTGGATGGATTTTTATTACTAAACAACTTTCATTGTAAACCGTTAACTGCTTTTTTAAATATTTATACCAATGCCGGCGATGGAGTTTTTTCTTTAGCATTGGTTCTTTTGTTTTTTCTTTTTAAAAACCGCTCTATTGCCATACAGATCTTATTATCGTTTTTATTGTCGGGAGCAATAGTACAGATAATAAAACACAGCTACACTATGCTACGTCCAAAAGCTTTATTGCTGCAAGAACACATTTCTTACTCATTGATCGATACCATACAATTAGCCGGCAATAACAGTTTCCCTTCAGGTCACGCTACCTCTGCATTTGCATTGGCAACCATATTGGCTATCAACATAAAAAACAAATGGTGGGGATTGTTGTTTTTACTATTCGCTATCAGCATTGCTTATTCAAGAGTGTATGTGGGAGATCATTTTCCCGTAGATACTTTAGGCGGCTCAATGGTGGGTGTTTTAACAGCTTTGTTGATCCATCAACTTACATTAAACAGGTTTTATATAAAGCGGCAAAACCTGCAATAATTCGTAGGTTTGCGCACTTGTTTTACTATTATGATCCTTGGAAAAAAAATCGTTATTGTATTACCTGCTTATAATGCAGCACTTACGTTACAACAAACGTATGCAGAAATCCCTTTTGATATTGTTGATGAAGTAGTATTGGTAGATGACAACAGTAAAGACGAAACTGTTATAGTCGGGCGTCAGTTAGGCATTCAGCATATAATAAAGCACGAACAAAATCGAGGCTATGGCGGTAATCAAAAAACCTGTTACAACAAAGCATTGGAATTGGGTGCTGATATTGTTATCATGCTGCATCCCGACTACCAATATACTCCCAAGCTGATACACTCAATGGCTTACCTGATTGCCAACGGCGTTTACCCGGTAGTGCTAGGCTCCCGCATCCTGGGCAATGGCGCTTTAAATGGCGGAATGCCTTTGTATAAATATGTTTCCAACCGGCTATTAACCTTATTTCAAAATTTGCTGTTGTGGCAAAAACTTTCAGAGTATCATACCGGTTATCGTGCATTTTCGGCAGAAGTATTAAAGCGGATCAATTATGAAGCCAACTCAGACGATTTTGTTTTTGACAATGAAATGTTGTCGCAAATCATGTACGCAGGTTACGAAATTGCCGAGATAACCTGTCCTACTAAATATTTTGAAGAAGCATCGAGCATTAATTTTAGCAGAAGTATAAAATATGGACTGGGTGTATTACGCACATCGGTGGTACATCGCTTATGTAAATGGAAGGTTCTAAAAAGAGAAATGTATAAAGTCAACAACTAATAACTAATAAGAAAAGGCTATCCCATATTGAGATAGCCTTTTTTCTTACTAAAAACTAAATTTATTTTCCTTGTAACCCTAACTGGTATAACTGACCAACTTCCTCATCGCTAAGAGGTGCTTTGAAAAATCTAACATCACTCATACCTGCTGTAATTCCATGTGCCCAATAAATGGACGAGGCTGCATCAGGGGTTCCGGTAGGACCACCCCAAGGTGAGCTTGCTCCAAAATCATCCGAGAAATGGAAGGTTCCAAAAGTAACCTTAACATCGCCGGCACCTGGCTTTGTATCAATATTTTCGCCGGAGGCTATAAGATTGTAATATAGATGATCGTCTAATTTTACTCCATTAACGTAAGTAGACATTGGTCTTGGATTAGGAGTATAGCCAAAAAATGTTTGTACTACATGTATCCATTTAGAACCGTCTCCTGCGCCTGCCACAGTTGCAGAAAAACGACTTGAATCATCTAAATGATCTGTACTCAATCCCTGATAATCGCCATATTGAATATTACGTCCATCAATTTGTCTGATCACACTACCAAACTCAAATACATCTGTAGCCGGATTATCGTTGGTATGCAATGTAAGTTGATAAGGTCCATATTGCCCCCCAACCTGAAGACTTGCAACACCAAACAGGGAAGTATATCTTCCGCCGGTTGCCGGATAAGTTGTTGCATTACTATTAGCAATTTTAACCCACATGCTAATAGAGTATTGATCTAAAGAGTTTTGCTGATTTAGATTTGAAATGGTTGGATATATTAAATAACCGGTAGAAAAATTAGCATAAGCCCCGAAAGGACCGCCGCTTCCACCATAAGTTACTGTTCCCCCGGTTTTTTCGGCAGAAGTGCTAGATACAGTTTCTTTACTATCAGTACGGAATGGCCAATAAGCCGCTAACCTGTCTGAAGCAACATCATTAGAACTTGCAGGCAAAGGCGCTGCAATCGTAAGCGTATTAGAAACAGAACCGGCACCTGTTGTAACTATAACAGTTTGAGCGCCCGTTGTAAGATCAGAAGGCACTGTTACGGTAAGGCTTGTAGCGCTTGTTGAAGTTACTGTAGCAGTTTTACCACCAATGGTAACTGTAGCGCCGCTAAGATTTGTACCTGTAATAGTAATCGTTCCACCAGCACTTACCGATGTTGGCGCAATAGCCGCAATAGTAGGCGTCGTTGGAGTAGCATCAACAATTGTAACCGTTTTTGAAACCGAGCCGCCACTTGTAGTAACTACAACAGTTTGAGCGCCCGTTGCAACTCCCGAAGGAATTGTTACCACAATGCTCGTTGCACTAGGGCTTGACACCGTAGCGCTTTTACCACCAATGGTAACTGTGGCACTGCTAAGGTTAGTACCTGTAATAGTAATCGTTTGTCCCACGCTGGCAGATGATGGGGATATTGTTGTAACAGTTGGAGCAGGCGCAGAAGGACTGTCGCTCTTACTACACGAAACCATGGCAAACACCGCCATAAAAAATACACTTAAACCAGCAAGCAAGATTTTTTTCATTTTGATTGATTTTTAAATAATAAAAAAGTTTTGAAAGTTTTAGGTTTATTAAGGATACAATCGTTACAGCACTCAAACTACATCATAATTTCTTATTTAAATTATTCACGAGCTATGTTTGCCAAACTTTATTTTTATAAGGTAGAATTTAAAAAATATTTTCTGTGTGTTTTGATACCGACTCTTGTTTTCTATAGCGTCATCGTTGTGAACTTGTTCTGTTTTACTCTTAATATATTCCTAATTTTTTAAAATATAGTATGAATACGGCGGCAATGAAATAGATGTTGAAAAACTAAGTTGTCCGTTATTCATTACATCATTCCATGTAGTACCGATCAAATCAGCAGGCAAAGGATAGTTAACAGTTGTGTTACGTAAATTAACCAACACTACAGCCTGTTGCGCTCCAGATACTTTTTTAAATGCGCAAACATCCGTGCTGCTATACGAAGTCAGATCGCCGCTCTTAATAGCATCACTGCTTTTTCTAAATGCAATTAGTTTTTTGTACAAACTTGTTATAGCAGGCTTAGGTGTCCAATCGATCGGCGTTCCTGTATTAAAATAATCGAGTCTTGTATTGTAATCTACTTCCTGTCCATTATAGATCATTGGCGTACCCTTCATACAACAAGCAACTACAAAAGATGCAAAGGCACCATCTGTTCCACCAAATAATTCATCGGGTGTTCCATCCAATAAGTCGTCATCATGATTAGTAGTGTAACGCATTACCTGCTGTGTTACACCCGAAGCGCCTGCATATTCATTTGTATTAACAGCATCCAATGTTTTAACCGAACTGTTCGACCCGAATATATTGTCTTTAAGTGTGGAATAAAACTGCATTCCGTATTTAAGCTGAAAGCCGGATGTAAAATGATCGCTGCGTGTACCTTCTGCCAACATCAATAGTTTATGGGTATTAATGCTCCGCAACGTATCAATAGCTTGTGCCCAAAAATCTGCCGGAATAAAATCTGCCGCATCGCAACGATAGCCATCAATATTTGCTGTATATATCCAATACTTCATAGCACGTATCATCGAGTTGCGCATATCAGAATTATCGTAGTTCAATTGTGCAACATCGGTCCAGCCGGTGTTTGGCGGAGAAATTATATTACCGCTGCCATCTTGTTTATACCATGCTTTATTGACGATCCATGGATTATCCCAACTGGTATGATCAGCCACCCAATCCATTATTACTGCCATGCCGCGTTGATGTGCTCCATCTATTACCGCACGCAGATCATCCAACGTACCCATTTGCGTAGCAACGCTTATATAATCTTTTACGCAATAAGGTGAGTTCACAGAACGATCAACACCAACAGGGTATACCGGCATTAAATAAATAACATTAACGCCTAAGTCTTTTATAGAATCCAAACGGTTTTTAACTCCCTGCAATGTTCCCCCATTAAAAGCACGAATATTTACTTCGTAAATAATAGCATCTTTTGCATCAGGCACTTGTGCAAATGGCGTACCGTATTGAGCGCTTGTATCTGTTGTTGGCGGCAACTCAACATAAGTGAAAGGTTCAAAATCATCTTTATGACAAGAGATCAATAACAACGAAAACAATGAACCAACAATCAACTTTTTCATATCAGGCATTTAAAAAATTAGGTTTATACAACTTTATAATGATGCTGTTTAATTTTTAACTATCGTGTACTTATATTTTTGAGAAACATGCAGATCAAGGGTTATAGTATATGTTCCATCTGCAGGTACTGTCATATTGTTTTGGGGATTGTACGGCAAAAAAGGATTGTCAACATACACCATATTATTGCTTCCATCTATTCCAAAATCTATTTTCCAGTCATGATTGGCTCTGAACTTAAAGGAACCGCCTTGTTTCATAAATAAGGTTGAGGTCCAAACCTGGTTTGCAGGATCGTAGCTCATATCCGTGTCTACAGTCCAGTTACCCGGTGAGGCATCACCAATAATTGACCAGGTAGTTTTTGTAGCGGTCCATGTATTAAGTCCCAGATCTGCAGTTACTTCATAATAACCTTCCTCTGGTACTGAAAGCCCGGCGGCATTACCGTCAGTACTAAATGTATTATTAGGCGCAGCCCCATAGTTGGTGTGATTCCAATCAGGAGCATCTGTATATTTAAAAAATTTATCCGCACCTGTTATATAAATATAGCCTTCATACTTTCCCGGTAAGCCTGCAACTTCTGCAATAGTGGGTGCTGTAGCCGGATCCCAATTTTGATAGCCTCCGGGCACATATAAAACCGAATTGCTCACAGTAACATAAGGCGTTGCGTTTATTACAAGTGTATTCGTATAAACTGTTCCCAAATCCGTCGCACTATTATTATTCGTTCTTACTTCAGCTATTATCCTAAATGCGATCGGTGATTCCGTATTTGCAGGAGCGCCTAATTTTTTCAATGCAGCATTCAGATCCATTCCCAAAAAATTGTACTGCATGGTAGTAGCATCCAATGAATAACTGACAGCCTTTTGCCATTTGTTACTTGTATCTTTTGCAA
The Ferruginibacter albus DNA segment above includes these coding regions:
- a CDS encoding IPT/TIG domain-containing protein, whose amino-acid sequence is MKKILLAGLSVFFMAVFAMVSCSKSDSPSAPAPTVTTISPSSASVGQTITITGTNLSSATVTIGGKSATVSSPSATSIVVTIPSGVATGAQTVVVTTSGGSVSKTVTIVDATPTTPTIAAIAPTSVSAGGTITITGTNLSGATVTIGGKTATVTSTSATSLTVTVPSDLTTGAQTVIVTTGAGSVSNTLTIAAPLPASSNDVASDRLAAYWPFRTDSKETVSSTSAEKTGGTVTYGGSGGPFGAYANFSTGYLIYPTISNLNQQNSLDQYSISMWVKIANSNATTYPATGGRYTSLFGVASLQVGGQYGPYQLTLHTNDNPATDVFEFGSVIRQIDGRNIQYGDYQGLSTDHLDDSSRFSATVAGAGDGSKWIHVVQTFFGYTPNPRPMSTYVNGVKLDDHLYYNLIASGENIDTKPGAGDVKVTFGTFHFSDDFGASSPWGGPTGTPDAASSIYWAHGITAGMSDVRFFKAPLSDEEVGQLYQLGLQGK
- a CDS encoding polysaccharide deacetylase family protein, translating into MVLLYSSSSTSRLQYICNFIFKELLNTDVAITTDTIEFENNTGVKINYSNREFSSSSFTLIPAALLFETDIKEQPIECFETNSYKAFFKTIGNFSFDIFAASFYLLSRYEEYLPHEKDMYGRYSHESSLAYKEEFLKLPLINIWVQDFAKNLRSKFSLFSFQFSPFTFIPTYDIDIAYAYKGKGLLKNIGGSVRSFFTFKFSAFSERIAVLAGIKKDPYDTFEWLDKLHKKYNLSPLYFFLVAEKNYLYDKNTLPHTKIMKQLIADHAKKYPIGIHPSWQSGDDLSLLKKEISFLQEVSGKEIKECRRHYLRFNIPEGYYKLLDINMLSDHSMAYATVNGFRASIANSFYWYDLKNEKQTALRVHPFCYMEANSLFEQKVSAEEAFTEMVYYANICKQVGGTMVTLWHNHMISSEKTYKGWAEAYEKFLATL
- a CDS encoding LutB/LldF family L-lactate oxidation iron-sulfur protein, translating into MTEAADSFTAKSTIKAADLEHRRKINFNIGKYNAAVPNGKAQFADLHLARERAKNIKWRAIETLDKQLEDFELNFSKRGGKVIWAETAEQAIEEILTICKEKNCKTVVKSKSMVTEEIHLNDALQQNGIESIETDLGEYIQQLDGEPPYHIVTPAMHKSKEDIAKLFANKLGTDPKLTPEQLTLVARKILREKYTRAEVGVTGANFIISDIGGIAVTENEGNARLSCAFPKTHIVIVGIEKMIPSVTDLGLFWPLLSTFGTGQKVTVYNTIVTGPKQENETDGPEEMYVILLDNGRTNILQNPKQRESLYCIRCGACLNACPVYKNIGGHAYGVTYSGPIGSVITPHLKGIDDYKHLSYASSLCGNCTEVCAVKINLHELLLENRHESVEEGFTSFSENTAWKLWKIASLKRGMMNIGNGNIKNKVVNGLFKGWKKHRSDLHFSGKTFNQLWKERFNVK
- a CDS encoding glycosyltransferase family 2 protein, with the protein product MILGKKIVIVLPAYNAALTLQQTYAEIPFDIVDEVVLVDDNSKDETVIVGRQLGIQHIIKHEQNRGYGGNQKTCYNKALELGADIVIMLHPDYQYTPKLIHSMAYLIANGVYPVVLGSRILGNGALNGGMPLYKYVSNRLLTLFQNLLLWQKLSEYHTGYRAFSAEVLKRINYEANSDDFVFDNEMLSQIMYAGYEIAEITCPTKYFEEASSINFSRSIKYGLGVLRTSVVHRLCKWKVLKREMYKVNN
- the rsfS gene encoding ribosome silencing factor, giving the protein MNKLTLLDSRKKSSVTRLTRNSKIIKTIIHAIQEKKGQNIISLDLRKIPEAVADFFIICEADNNIQLKAIADSVEAEVKSKCLEIPYKHEGRQALQWILIDYVNVVVHVMLPEPRKFYQLEEMWSDAPMMEHKS
- a CDS encoding alpha-amylase family glycosyl hydrolase, which encodes MKKLIVGSLFSLLLISCHKDDFEPFTYVELPPTTDTSAQYGTPFAQVPDAKDAIIYEVNIRAFNGGTLQGVKNRLDSIKDLGVNVIYLMPVYPVGVDRSVNSPYCVKDYISVATQMGTLDDLRAVIDGAHQRGMAVIMDWVADHTSWDNPWIVNKAWYKQDGSGNIISPPNTGWTDVAQLNYDNSDMRNSMIRAMKYWIYTANIDGYRCDAADFIPADFWAQAIDTLRSINTHKLLMLAEGTRSDHFTSGFQLKYGMQFYSTLKDNIFGSNSSVKTLDAVNTNEYAGASGVTQQVMRYTTNHDDDLLDGTPDELFGGTDGAFASFVVACCMKGTPMIYNGQEVDYNTRLDYFNTGTPIDWTPKPAITSLYKKLIAFRKSSDAIKSGDLTSYSSTDVCAFKKVSGAQQAVVLVNLRNTTVNYPLPADLIGTTWNDVMNNGQLSFSTSISLPPYSYYILKN
- a CDS encoding phosphatase PAP2 family protein, translating into MKKTIADNCIFFTGYIVFVLCVVVFITAYNKVDGFLLLNNFHCKPLTAFLNIYTNAGDGVFSLALVLLFFLFKNRSIAIQILLSFLLSGAIVQIIKHSYTMLRPKALLLQEHISYSLIDTIQLAGNNSFPSGHATSAFALATILAINIKNKWWGLLFLLFAISIAYSRVYVGDHFPVDTLGGSMVGVLTALLIHQLTLNRFYIKRQNLQ
- a CDS encoding biotin--[acetyl-CoA-carboxylase] ligase; this encodes MPLHRYPITILSSVDSTNNYAMAQVHAGLAKHGFACFAHKQTAGRGQRGKSWHTGHSQNIALSVVIDPGKLKLNNQFYLSASVALGCYDLFSKYAGDETSIKWANDIYWQNRKAGGILIENITRDKSWKWSIAGIGININQSRFSKELKNPVSLKQITGKDFDIEIMAKELHKAVMKRIDELNAANYKSILTEYNEHLYKLNEPVRLKKNNAVFSTVIKSVSANGELHTKDTLERHFTFGEVEWIINV
- a CDS encoding SusE domain-containing protein — protein: MHKFLKITALLCSVYFGLLSCNKEGEQFNVQQGSFADGALSATQTTVVLSAANDSDTVLTLNCIRADYGKQPAVTYTLQMDLAKDTSNKWQKAVSYSLDATTMQYNFLGMDLNAALKKLGAPANTESPIAFRIIAEVRTNNNSATDLGTVYTNTLVINATPYVTVSNSVLYVPGGYQNWDPATAPTIAEVAGLPGKYEGYIYITGADKFFKYTDAPDWNHTNYGAAPNNTFSTDGNAAGLSVPEEGYYEVTADLGLNTWTATKTTWSIIGDASPGNWTVDTDMSYDPANQVWTSTLFMKQGGSFKFRANHDWKIDFGIDGSNNMVYVDNPFLPYNPQNNMTVPADGTYTITLDLHVSQKYKYTIVKN